AATCCCTCGCGGCGGAAGATGAAAACAATGAAAACGAAAGATAATAAAAAAGAAAAATCAGGCAAGAGACCCCCTGCTTACTTTGAGTTGAGTTCTCCCAAAGACATGCTCTCAAAGGCTCGACGGGAATATCAACGACTTTCCAAATGCATCAATATTGATAATGTTTTTAACTTTTTTGTCACCGCTTATCACATCAGAGATTACATTGAAAGTACAAATTCCGTCGAAAAAAACATGATAGACAATTTTTTCAAAGACCCTGAACTCCAAATTTGTCGTGATTTATGCAACAAAGGAAAGCATCTTTTCCTCGATAATCGGTCACATGACCCAAATCTAATGACTCACGTCTGGAAAGGCTTTTTTGGGGGGGGCACCATTCGGTATTCTTCCATTCGGCGGTCATGAGAAATGGGTTCTATTTTGTGGTGATGGTCGAGAAGTAGACGTAAAGAGCCTTGCCAAAAACGTGTTAGAGAAATGGGAAAGATTTTTTAAAGAGAATGGTCTATAAATCCACATATTAGGATGTCTGATGTTAATCATCACTCTATTTGCTAAACTGTTCTTATGACAATTTCAGACGGAGGCAATGGTCGATCATGAAAACCGAAGTTAAAATCCCGGAAAATATCAAGGAATTGGGGAAAATGATCCACTCTCCCATTCGGTGGCCGGAAAACCCCTCATCAAAACTAGCATTCCTCGAATTGGAAATTTCCGGAAAACCCCTTTCCGAAATCATAAGCGAAGACCGTGGCGACAGCTCTGTATCTTGATTCCAGCGCTATCGTCAAGTTCTATGTTCATGAGCCCCATTATCAGAATGTCCGTCAATGGGCTGAGAGCGCCGATATCCTTGCCACATCCGAAATCGCCTACACGGAAGTCGTTTCTGCTTTTTCCCAAAAGGTCCGGAGTGAAGAAATCGGGTGGGATTATGTATCCCAGGTTCTCCCGAAACTCAATCAACTTTGGTTCGGAAGACTTGCGG
This genomic interval from Leptospirillum ferriphilum contains the following:
- a CDS encoding type II toxin-antitoxin system VapC family toxin → MATALYLDSSAIVKFYVHEPHYQNVRQWAESADILATSEIAYTEVVSAFSQKVRSEEIGWDYVSQVLPKLNQLWFGRLAVVRIDPLEAAQYVLSPTFPLRAMDSVHLHAAIAFRSQMPEYSVMFCSFDRRLIQAANTYGFRVLDEDAAKRGEPLKV